One genomic region from Candidatus Caldarchaeum subterraneum encodes:
- a CDS encoding thermosome alpha subunit yields MRITTGYEVLKENITAAKLVADLFSSSFGPAGMAKLLLMDNGDFKVTRDAEIISSEVAFVHPVAKLLMEAGTTCRKEGGDGFITTVVLAALLVERGWRLANNGIHPALTATGYQLALKEALKIIDIESSHIDFHDYSTLKKIAKNHLATKLPLSWAEHLAPIVVSALIGVSESVNGYTKFDLDMIKVDGRRGASVEDSELVDGVILHKKGVDRLMPKTITDAKIAFIQEKLGIKRPDMFTKVVLSTPNKIKDFYSERLSYLRDFLDPLLRIGVNVVLCGGDIAEELRRPLANCGILAVRNVALEDMKRLRMAVGGELVMRPWDLNSQSLGYCGRIDQRIVAAHDEWLFFKNCRNPHFKSILVRGTGDFVVDEVKRAIINCLKLLQSLLKNGAVVAGGGFIEYKIAHMLRKLALSYPSKIQQTVQVFADALEELPLWLVRNTGGDPANVKGKLRSGIAANMLCSIDGYTGEVIKSSITEPAIVKIQCLKSATETAVTILRIDHVFQQPPKPQEKKSPIPLPVRMVRGWK; encoded by the coding sequence TGAAAGAAAATATTACGGCTGCCAAGCTTGTGGCGGATCTGTTCTCCTCATCATTCGGACCAGCCGGTATGGCTAAGCTTTTGCTTATGGATAACGGAGACTTTAAGGTAACGCGGGATGCTGAAATTATATCCTCGGAGGTTGCTTTCGTCCATCCCGTGGCTAAGCTGCTTATGGAGGCTGGTACAACCTGTAGAAAAGAAGGGGGCGATGGTTTCATCACCACGGTTGTCTTGGCCGCCTTACTTGTGGAAAGAGGTTGGCGGTTAGCGAATAATGGTATCCATCCAGCGTTGACCGCTACTGGATACCAGCTTGCTCTAAAAGAGGCTCTCAAAATAATCGATATAGAATCTTCCCACATCGATTTCCATGACTATAGCACTTTGAAAAAAATTGCAAAAAATCATCTGGCAACAAAACTACCACTATCATGGGCAGAGCATCTGGCACCGATAGTTGTTAGTGCCTTGATAGGAGTTTCGGAATCTGTCAACGGTTATACAAAATTCGATTTGGACATGATAAAGGTTGATGGAAGAAGAGGCGCATCTGTAGAAGATTCTGAACTTGTTGATGGTGTGATACTTCATAAGAAAGGAGTGGACCGTTTGATGCCTAAAACCATAACAGATGCAAAGATTGCCTTCATCCAGGAGAAACTGGGAATCAAAAGACCTGACATGTTTACGAAAGTTGTCCTCTCAACTCCGAATAAAATAAAAGACTTTTACAGCGAGCGGTTGTCATACCTACGTGATTTTCTTGACCCACTTCTTAGGATCGGTGTAAACGTTGTTTTATGTGGCGGCGACATAGCGGAGGAGCTTAGACGACCTCTTGCAAATTGCGGAATTCTCGCTGTGCGAAACGTAGCGCTTGAGGACATGAAACGGTTGAGAATGGCAGTCGGAGGGGAACTCGTAATGAGGCCTTGGGACTTGAATAGCCAATCCCTCGGCTATTGTGGCCGCATTGACCAGAGGATAGTGGCAGCCCATGATGAATGGCTTTTCTTCAAAAACTGCCGCAACCCTCACTTTAAAAGCATACTAGTCAGAGGAACTGGGGACTTCGTCGTCGACGAAGTGAAAAGAGCGATCATCAATTGTTTAAAGCTTCTCCAGTCTCTGTTAAAAAATGGCGCTGTTGTGGCTGGTGGAGGCTTTATAGAATACAAAATAGCCCATATGTTGAGGAAACTGGCGCTGAGCTATCCTTCAAAGATTCAGCAAACTGTCCAAGTCTTTGCAGACGCCCTTGAGGAGCTGCCACTATGGCTGGTGAGAAACACTGGGGGAGACCCTGCTAACGTAAAAGGTAAACTAAGAAGCGGCATTGCCGCAAACATGCTATGTAGTATAGATGGCTATACAGGAGAGGTTATCAAATCGAGTATTACCGAACCAGCAATAGTTAAGATTCAATGCCTGAAATCCGCTACCGAGACAGCTGTTACAATCCTCAGAATCGACCATGTTTTCCAACAGCCACCAA